ttctccttttttgTCAAGGATCCCTCTTTGAACCAAACTAGAAGACATTTCTTACAATGTACACCATGTTATAAAGGCATAATGCAAAGCAATTCCAAGATTCATTTATTAACTACACAATAACATTAAAGCTTGGTTTTTATGCGCCAGCTtcgtttcttttccttttttgagGCCAGCAGCCAAAAATAATCTTAGTTATGCAGTCAAACTTTGTACTCAAGTTTCTTAAATCAAGAATGTGAAAAAGAGCTTTTGGGATTAGGAATATCCATGTCTCAACATTTGCTATTTGTTTAACCAAGGAAACCTACAATAaactagaaaaaagaaaaaaggaaggggGGAAGCAATTCCAAAATGTCAATTTAACTCCTCCTTCAGGTTGTCCTAATTATCTAGAAAGTCACACTTGCAATTCATGGGTAAAAAGCACTCACCATTCTCACAACAGCTCATGATCTCTATAAATTAGAATAGAATTTCCCCCTATTATGACAAAAGATGGTTATTGTGGTTCTAGTGATCAGATAATCATAAAGTTAAATAACAAAGCAAGCAGAAGAAAAGTATGAGCCTCCTTCCAGGGTGAGAAGCAGAGAAATTTCacaattatgaaaattttatttgagaGAGGTCGCTCACCTTTAAGCCTTTGAGACGCTACCTTGAAGACTCTTCCTGGAGAGACATCATATACAATGGATGGCTGAGGCCAACTCAGCCTATATGGGCGGGTGTCCATACCATCTGTCAACAAAACAATCTATGGAGTATAAGGGAACCTTAATCCGACCATGATATAACAAGGAAtgttacaaattttaaatttatcaaatacctGCCTCAGTTCGTCCATACTGCTCACCAAACTAAGCAATTTGTCATCAAGGAATTTTGTTGCTAACCTATAGTGATATGGAGATAGTGTAGTTGTTAAAACTGGAGGTTGTTCCTCCATATCCTGATGACCATTGACAGGGGAAAGAAGGCAGCTGGCATATGGATCAACGAAAAGAGGATCTGTTGTTCAGAATATCAATCAAATATCAATTTACAAATGAATTAACCAATCATATCGACCAATTTTTCTAGAGTAACCAGTCCCAGCTATTGATGGTGAATTATGAGAATTGTTTAAAAATAACTAGAATCCTACTGATGTAATGGAAACTAAAAGAGAAGAAATCTACATGAAAGACTAATATGTAGCCTAAAAATTTACAAAATCATTAGCTCTTTGTGCTTGAAATAGGATATTTTATGCCTTTCACTTACTATGTTCAGTGCTACAAATTTTGAATGAATGATACTTCCaaggtttttaaaaaaaataaacaaaacatCATCGTCAATCCGCATTCATTGAGTATAATCATGTCAAGCTTACATTGCTTCTGACTCAAAAACCACAACAATAAAAATGTTAACACATGCACATGGCTGCAATAAAAAAAACTTCAAGATTCACATCAACATGAAATGGAAAACacgtgaaaaatttaaaaaaaaaagaaaatcaagctTTCCTTTTACCAACTTCAACAGTcacatcaataaaaaataaaacaagcatAAGAATACCACAATGAAGAATGCATACGTGcacaaaaatatagaatgaaaaAAAAACCTCTTTTCCAAACTACTCAACAAGTGAACTTGATTTTCTCACGGGGTACCACAGCTTTTTAAGCCTCAGCATCTTTCAGGAGAAAACCAAAGCAAAAAACTCCCGCTTTTAAAGCTTGATAAGCTAGACCATACATAACATTATGCATATTTCTCCTCATCCAAATAATATAAATTCTTCTTCAGAGATTGGGTCTTTCTCTTCCAAGTATTTTGCCAAGAttatggaaaaaaaaatatataactagGCAAGGAAGTAAGGAAAAAAAATACTGCTAAAAAGAAGGTATTTAACCCTAATCTCACCCGATAGTTGAGAACGGCATGCTTATTTTCCGCTCCTCTTAGAGGGATTTTCACAAAATATCAAACCTTGGGTAGTTTTACCTTCTATACTTGCTAGAAAGATCGTTAAaggacaaaaaaaagaagaagagggcttTCTCTTGTCGATATCACACTAGGATTGTCTTTTAAGCATTCCTTCAAATAGGTTCTGTGCTTCTGGACCTCACTGTTCGAATAACACGAAACAACGGAAACAAGAAAGCACAGAAACTCGAAGCAATCTAAACCTGGGCGAAGGGTCTCTTGGAATCGAAGGGACGCCGCCCTGAGAGCTGCTCGGAGAAGCAAATCAGGGTCTTCCCGGCCAAGCCTGGCGGCGATGGCAACGGTCATACGTCCGGCCTTCTCCCACTTCCATCCCCGAGCGAAGCCAGCGGCCGGCAGAAAGGGGAAGATGGAGCACTTCGCCACCCCGCCGCATCGCATCGGGCAGATTAGGCTCTCCAGCCCGGCCATTTTCTCCGCCTTTCTATGGCTACGATCGTTCGGGCTCTTCCTGTGGAACTTGTGGACCTGGATCTGAACGGACTTCGGCTGTTATAACGATCGTTACGACAATGTTGGGTTCCGTCCGTCACATGTGATGTTTTGCATAACAAGGGAAAAAGAGAATGAGGAAATGCCGCTGAGGTAATTCCTCTTGTgccgtttctttctttctttctttctttctttctttttaagcTGCGTAATCTACATGGATCTTGAGGCCCAAATTAGAGAGATTGAGAGGCAGAGGACTCCCCAAGCCCTCCCATCTACTTCGTTTTGAGGGATGCCCATCCATCTCTTGGGGCCCAAATTAGAGAGATTGAGAGGAAGAGGACTCCCCAAGTCTTCCGGTCTTCTTGATTTTGACTTTTGAGGGATGCCTATCCATCTGTAGCTTCCTGttatatttgtttttttttttatcagtcACTTCTTTTTTCCATCCCCAAGCGATCTTTCCAAATGATTAGCTGGCCACAGACTGTACACTGATAAACACCATATTCTGAAAATTATGTATCGATACCAATAGGATATGTATTGAATCATTAGATGGCTAAGTGTTGAGTAGCTGATCATGATATGTATATTGGTGAACACTCTATATTAGGATTGCTGCTGCGTATACATCCAAAAAGTTTACACTATATAACAGAAAGTTATTGAATGTATTTTGATTTTGCATAAACATTGTATCATAGGCTCTAAGCTTTATTTGAAAAGGAATGCAAAAG
Above is a genomic segment from Elaeis guineensis isolate ETL-2024a chromosome 1, EG11, whole genome shotgun sequence containing:
- the LOC105039855 gene encoding O-methyltransferase 1, chloroplastic isoform X1 translates to MAGLESLICPMRCGGVAKCSIFPFLPAAGFARGWKWEKAGRMTVAIAARLGREDPDLLLRAALRAASLRFQETLRPDPLFVDPYASCLLSPVNGHQDMEEQPPVLTTTLSPYHYRLATKFLDDKLLSLVSSMDELRQIVLLTDGMDTRPYRLSWPQPSIVYDVSPGRVFKVASQRLKGTGAKISRNCMLVHVPLESSDLQAILCEKGFKGDKPSLWVLQGLPLLTSIGLKDILFAISNLAMKGSILIGELPLCLLGTEVGNMATVQKYMEKLFMSHGFRSDVFDYGEVAKNMLLDPPSGAYENVLFLAEQLQLSDAQMESWWMHFERIEEEGDEEGFEEL
- the LOC105039855 gene encoding O-methyltransferase 1, chloroplastic isoform X2, which gives rise to MAGLESLICPMRCGGVAKCSIFPFLPAAGFARGWKWEKAGRMTVAIAARLGREDPDLLLRAALRAASLRFQETLRPDPLFVDPYASCLLSPVNGHQDMEEQPPVLTTTLSPYHYRLATKFLDDKLLSLVSSMDELRQIVLLTDGMDTRPYRLSWPQPSIVYDVSPGRVFKVASQRLKGTGAKISRNCMLVHVPLESSDLQAILCEKGFKGDKPSLWVLQATVQKYMEKLFMSHGFRSDVFDYGEVAKNMLLDPPSGAYENVLFLAEQLQLSDAQMESWWMHFERIEEEGDEEGFEEL